From the Thermococcus guaymasensis DSM 11113 genome, one window contains:
- a CDS encoding exosome complex RNA-binding protein Csl4, whose amino-acid sequence METKKPAKEGELVLPGDYLGVIEEYLPSDGVKEENGNLIATRAGRVRINMEKMEISVEPVTDTPPLPQVGDTVLAQVLEVKPQVVIVQLLRIEGKGNREIATSKLAGIHVSQVKNGFVEDMSKEFKVGDIVRARVISNEKTPIQLTTKGPDLGVVYAFCSRCRTPLIRRGDRLICPKCGNVEMRKMSNLYRKMVI is encoded by the coding sequence ATGGAGACTAAAAAGCCGGCTAAAGAGGGAGAGCTTGTTCTCCCGGGAGATTATTTAGGTGTAATCGAGGAGTACCTGCCGAGTGATGGCGTTAAGGAAGAAAACGGTAACCTCATTGCGACCCGAGCCGGGAGGGTCAGGATAAACATGGAAAAGATGGAAATAAGCGTTGAGCCCGTCACGGACACTCCACCGCTCCCACAGGTTGGTGACACCGTGCTGGCCCAGGTTCTGGAGGTGAAGCCTCAGGTGGTCATAGTCCAGCTCCTCAGGATAGAGGGCAAGGGGAACAGGGAGATAGCGACATCGAAGCTTGCTGGAATCCACGTCTCACAGGTGAAGAACGGTTTCGTTGAGGACATGAGCAAGGAGTTCAAGGTCGGCGACATAGTAAGGGCGAGGGTCATTTCAAACGAAAAAACTCCTATTCAGCTTACGACAAAGGGTCCCGACCTTGGCGTGGTGTACGCCTTCTGCTCGCGCTGCAGGACGCCCCTCATACGGCGCGGGGACAGGCTCATCTGCCCCAAGTGCGGCAACGTAGAGATGAGAAAAATGTCAAACCTCTACCGCAAGATGGTGATCTGA
- a CDS encoding DUF2067 family protein, which produces MRAKRVITIHVRDDREKEEFMKELQRLSLPAFIYVHGKLDSIKVNVQGTKDEIREAIAKIRAIHNRVRAKLYPDRRGLYHYSPDDIFREAGTSVSLPVIVKTIELIGERVELDEARGEIITSLPWEEMIELVKKLGNVLSEIALQTTRQIREVVLPVSVAFDMDPQEVLELLVDLGLAEWKEDKFKYELIKNKEQALKEALKRLRGDADED; this is translated from the coding sequence ATGAGGGCAAAGCGCGTCATAACCATTCACGTGCGCGATGACAGGGAAAAGGAGGAGTTTATGAAGGAGCTCCAGCGGCTTTCCCTGCCCGCTTTCATCTACGTCCACGGTAAGCTTGACTCCATAAAGGTGAACGTCCAGGGCACAAAGGACGAGATAAGGGAGGCGATAGCCAAGATCAGGGCTATACACAACAGGGTTAGGGCAAAACTTTATCCAGACAGGCGCGGTCTCTACCACTACTCTCCAGACGACATATTCCGCGAAGCGGGAACGAGCGTTTCCCTCCCCGTTATCGTGAAAACCATTGAGTTGATCGGTGAAAGGGTTGAACTCGACGAGGCGAGGGGAGAGATCATTACATCCCTTCCCTGGGAGGAGATGATTGAACTTGTGAAAAAACTCGGCAATGTACTGTCCGAGATCGCCCTTCAGACTACGAGACAGATCAGGGAGGTCGTTCTCCCCGTTTCGGTGGCGTTCGATATGGACCCCCAGGAAGTTCTGGAGCTTCTCGTTGATCTCGGCCTGGCCGAGTGGAAGGAGGATAAGTTTAAATACGAACTCATCAAGAACAAGGAGCAGGCTCTGAAAGAGGCATTAAAGCGTCTCAGGGGTGATGCTGATGAAGATTGA
- a CDS encoding mechanosensitive ion channel family protein: protein MNTTANSTSFWEQGLLGEKLFLTLTVGTVLKALLILIIGILIARLLKRYILALSGSTKYVWIINEDTALTLHNLIVVIAIVYSLDSLGVLSYEIAGTSISNLLTAFLVFYFSYLLAKKSKDYMIMNSPKEKLPEVQIKAKLFYYAIVTLAFFIALNIAGLTGKLTTLLAAAGITGIVLGFSAQTVVSNFISGIFMYFDKPLEIGDPVEVAGYSGIVHDIRILSTRIRTWDGLLVRIPNEKLFNSEIKNLQKYPARRVDIVVGIAYKEDAEKAIEVIKKTLDEMPYVLAEPEPTVFVDNLGDNSVNIAIRAWAPSEKWFDVRTQIVQRVKGALDEAGIEIPFPQRVNWFAEELKVKLEGAGSSSTFINDEKSFSKSTLWNGGGQK, encoded by the coding sequence ATGAACACGACGGCAAACTCTACATCATTCTGGGAGCAGGGGCTTCTCGGGGAGAAGCTTTTCCTCACGTTGACCGTGGGCACGGTTCTAAAGGCACTCCTGATCCTTATAATAGGTATTCTGATAGCGAGGCTTCTAAAAAGATACATTCTCGCCCTCTCCGGAAGCACCAAGTACGTTTGGATAATCAATGAGGATACAGCTTTAACGCTTCACAACCTGATAGTTGTTATAGCAATCGTTTACAGCCTCGACTCCCTGGGAGTGCTCTCCTACGAAATCGCCGGGACGAGCATAAGCAACCTGTTAACAGCCTTTCTGGTGTTTTACTTCTCTTACCTTCTTGCCAAGAAGTCAAAGGACTACATGATAATGAACTCCCCCAAGGAAAAGCTCCCCGAAGTCCAGATAAAGGCGAAGCTATTCTACTATGCAATAGTCACGCTGGCGTTTTTCATTGCCCTTAACATAGCGGGCCTCACCGGTAAGCTAACGACGCTCCTAGCTGCGGCGGGAATAACGGGTATCGTCCTCGGTTTCTCGGCACAAACTGTCGTTTCAAACTTCATCTCGGGCATATTCATGTACTTCGATAAGCCCCTTGAGATAGGTGACCCTGTGGAGGTTGCCGGCTACTCCGGGATCGTCCACGACATCAGGATTCTCTCCACGAGAATAAGGACGTGGGACGGACTCCTCGTTAGGATTCCAAACGAGAAGCTCTTCAACAGCGAAATAAAGAACCTCCAGAAATATCCAGCGAGGAGAGTTGACATAGTTGTTGGCATAGCCTACAAGGAAGACGCAGAGAAGGCCATAGAAGTCATAAAGAAGACCCTCGATGAGATGCCCTACGTACTCGCGGAGCCCGAGCCTACGGTCTTCGTGGACAACCTTGGAGACAACAGCGTCAACATAGCAATTAGGGCGTGGGCACCGAGCGAGAAGTGGTTTGACGTCAGGACTCAGATAGTCCAGAGGGTAAAGGGGGCCCTCGACGAGGCCGGAATTGAGATCCCGTTCCCGCAGAGGGTCAACTGGTTCGCGGAGGAGCTTAAGGTAAAACTCGAAGGTGCCGGTTCTTCAAGCACTTTTATAAACGATGAGAAAAGTTTTAGTAAGTCGACTCTATGGAATGGTGGTGGTCAGAAATGA
- a CDS encoding DUF432 domain-containing protein: MFGAHELKTQFIKVGGKKIHLIEESENLVRYRRDEVERIIKNNGEKLKILPAPATGYGVRLLMIKFKEPLVVPPQDSLTGFIEAPIEIDVKIGELTIDHFIVGKEKYALYGTLEAGVICRYHISPFYAEEPDSLGVAKLTVSNPSLEWESLERVVIPIWKTPMYYESSRAYYPLLIVTIRDNVPYVNNTGKPPKDGLNAVGEVLSLPNFLMRW, translated from the coding sequence ATGTTTGGAGCACACGAGCTCAAGACCCAGTTCATCAAAGTAGGGGGCAAGAAGATCCACCTCATTGAGGAAAGCGAAAACCTCGTGAGGTACCGGCGGGACGAGGTGGAAAGGATAATCAAGAACAACGGGGAAAAACTTAAGATTCTTCCAGCTCCTGCAACCGGCTACGGCGTGAGGCTCCTCATGATAAAGTTCAAGGAGCCCCTCGTCGTGCCACCCCAAGATTCTCTGACGGGGTTTATTGAGGCCCCTATAGAAATAGACGTTAAAATCGGTGAACTGACCATAGACCACTTCATTGTGGGAAAGGAGAAATACGCCCTCTACGGAACGCTGGAAGCCGGTGTGATCTGCCGCTACCACATCAGTCCCTTCTATGCGGAGGAGCCGGATTCCCTCGGAGTTGCCAAGCTCACCGTTTCAAATCCTTCCCTCGAGTGGGAGTCCCTTGAGAGGGTGGTGATCCCGATATGGAAGACCCCAATGTACTATGAAAGTTCAAGGGCTTACTACCCCCTCCTCATAGTCACGATAAGAGACAACGTTCCCTACGTGAACAACACCGGAAAGCCCCCCAAAGACGGGCTAAACGCGGTGGGAGAAGTGCTCTCGCTTCCAAACTTCCTGATGAGGTGGTGA
- a CDS encoding DNA-directed RNA polymerase subunit L — translation MKIEVIKREGNTFEFYLEGEDHTFANLLVETLHEDKHVKFAAYTIEHPILMARKPRFKVVTDGKESPEEALEKAAQRIFDRARAVLEAWKSVIEG, via the coding sequence ATGAAGATTGAGGTCATCAAGAGGGAAGGGAACACCTTTGAGTTCTATCTTGAAGGGGAAGACCACACGTTTGCCAATCTCCTCGTTGAGACCCTCCACGAGGACAAGCACGTCAAGTTCGCCGCTTACACCATAGAGCACCCGATTCTTATGGCCAGAAAGCCGCGCTTCAAAGTCGTGACCGACGGAAAGGAGAGCCCGGAGGAGGCACTTGAAAAGGCCGCCCAGAGGATCTTCGACAGGGCAAGGGCCGTTCTTGAGGCGTGGAAATCTGTAATTGAAGGGTGA